Part of the Solwaraspora sp. WMMA2065 genome is shown below.
ACCGGGGCGGGGTCAGACACCCGGCGTCGCGGGCGCCGAGGCGACCCACCAGCTGATGGTCCCGAAGTGCGCCGGGCGCTTTCGCGCAGCCAGGCACCGACGTCCCGGTCGGCGGTCGCAGACCGAGGTTCGACGGTGCGTCCAGTACGGCGATCCGGCGCATCGGCGGGGCTCAGAACAGTGCGCTGGCCAGTGCCCGGCGGGCCCTGGTCACCGCCGGGTCGTCCGGACCGGCCATGGTGAACAGCGACACCAGGTGTTTGCGGACGGTCTCCCGGTCGTCGCCGGCGCTGCGCCGGACCAGGTCGATCAACCGCTGGTACGCCTGCTCCGCCTGACCGCCGAGCACCTCCACGTCGGCGGCGAGCAGTTGAGCCGGAACGTCGTCCGGTGCCGACGCCGCCGCGTCGAGCGCGGCCGCCGGCTGCACCCCCTGCACCCGGCGGGCCAGGGCGACCTGGGCCAGCCCGGCCTCGGCGGCGGTGTCCGCCGGCGCCTCGTTGAGGATCTTCCGGTAAGCCTGCTCCGCAGCGTCCAGGTCGCCCATCATCAGCGCCTCGTCGGCGGCGTTGAGCAGCGGATTCTCCGGCTCCTCGACGGTGACGCCGCCAGCTTTGAGCACGGCGCCGATCCACTGCCGCAGCTGGGCCTCCGGCACCACACCGGCGAACGCGTCGACCGGCTGGCCGCCGACGACGGCGTACACCATGGGGATGCTCTGCACCCGGAACATCTGCGCCAGGCGCTGGTTGCTGTCAACGTCGATCTTGGCCAGCGTCCAGGCGCCACCGCCCTCGGCCGCGAGCCGCTCCAGCAGCGGCGACAGTTGCTTGCAGGGCTCGCACCACTCGGCCCAGAAGTCGATGACCACCGGTGTGGTCATCGAACGTTCCAGAACCTCGGTCTGGAAGGTCGCCTCGGTGACGTCGATGACGGCACCGGCTGCCGCCGGTGCGCCGGCCGCCGGGCCGCCACCGGCCCGGGTCGGGGTCCCGTCCGGCCGGTTCCCGCCGGCCGGCGCTGCGCTGCGCAGCGAGCTGAGGTCTACCGCGCCGCGAGTGAAAATCGACGGGGTGGTACGTGGGTCGCTCATGGTTACCTAGTCTCGCACGCGCAGGGCGCGTCCCAACGCCAGCGCCACCGCCCCGAACAGCAGCATGACGCCGATCACGGGGAGCAGCACGGCGACCGGCCAGGGCCAGCGGACCGGGGCCAGCGGGACCGCCTCCTCGACGGTGACCGGCAGGTAGCTTCCGCTCAGCCACCAGGCGAGCAGCGCACCGCCGAGCCCGGTCACCGTGGCCAGCAGCACTGCGGGCAGCCCGCTCCAGCGCAGCGAACCGGCCGCCGACCGGGACGGCAGTCCCTGGGTCCGCAGCGCTGTCAGGTCCTCGGCGCGGCGCCGCCGTTCGACCATGGCGAGTAGCACCATCCCGGAGCCGGCGAGGATCACCGCCAGGGCGGCGGCGAGCAGGTGGAACCAGATCGCCAGGGCCGGTGCCTGCCGGTCCAACCCGGCCCGGAGCTGCTCCGGGGTGAACTCGCCGGTGACGGTAAGCCCGGCCGCGTCCAACTGCTCGGCGATGTCGGCCGGTGCCCGGGGACCGAGCCAGACCTGGGCCGTTTCAAGTCCGGTCTTCTCCGGCACCGCCCGTACGGCGTACTCCATGTCGACCAGGAAGCCGCGGTCGCCCAGCGCCGGCAGCGCCGGGACCGGGTCGACCTCGGACGTCAGCTGCGCACCGGTGGGCAGCAGCGCCGTGGTCGGGTTCAGCCCGGGCGGCCGGTCGTCGGCCAGGGCGGTCACCGCTGGCAACGGGTACGGCGTGTCGGCCGGCAGCGCCCACGGGTCGGGGGCGGCCCCGCCGGCGAGCAGTCGCAGCCCGCCCGAACCGGCCCCGGCCGGGTCACCGGACGGATCGCGCCAGCGCCGCCCGTCGGTGAGTTCCGCCGGGCCGAGCAACCGCTTCCCGTCGACGGAGAGGCCGGTGAGGGTCACCTCGCGGGCCTGCGAACCGGCCGCGCTGTCGGGGTCGGCCGCGCGGCCGATGCCCGGTTCGACCCGGGCGGACAGCCCGGCGAGCTGGCATCCGGCGGCACAGTCGACCGGGATCCGGTAGGTGTGCCGCCCCGGCCGGGCCGGCGTCGCTTCGGCCACCGCACGCCCCGACGCCGCACGCAGATGAACGGTGAACCACACGTCGTCGGCCGGTCCGGTCTCCTGCGGATCCGATGGTGGGCCGGTCTGCTCCGGATCCGCCGGCTCACCGGTCTGCCGCAGATCGGCGACGGCGACGACCAGGTCCACCGAGATCATCGTCCCGTCGACGGCGATCGGTTCGATGGCCTGCCGTCGTAGCGTCGCGGCGACATCCGCAGGGCCCGCCGGACCGAACTCGGGTCGCCAGCGGGCGGTGGCGGCCAGCGCCGACGTGTCGGCGAGCAGCACCGGAACGTCGGCGTCGGTGCTGGCGAACCCGACCGCCATCGCGTACTCGCCGCTCGGATCGACGGTGCGCACGGCGGTCAGCAGCGTCCCGGCGTCGACCGGCAGCAGGGTCAGCACCCGGTCCGCCCCGGCCTGCACCTCGGCCAGCGCCGCCCGCGACTGTCGGGCCACGTCGAACGCGCTGGCCGCGTACCCGGTCAGCACCACGGTGACGGTGAGCAACGTGAACAGCCGTTGGCTGGCCGGCTGCCGGGCCAGGTGCAGCAGCCCCAGCGCCGGGCCGAGCCGGCCCCGGCGCAGTGCGACGGCACCGAGCCGGCCAGTCAGCGGTGCCACCAACCGCGCCGCCAGCAGCGCCACGGTGACCCCGATCAACGCCGGCACCAGCAGCGACAGACCGACCAACTCGCTGTCGAACAGCCGCAGCTGCACCACGGCGACCACGGTCAGGGCCACCATCACCGTCTCCGCCAGCAGCGACGCCCACCGCCGGGACCGGGCCGGCACCCGGCGCAGCAGGTCGACGACCGGGCTGGCCAGTTCCCGGCGCTGGGCGGCCAGTACGGCGAGCAGCGCACCGACGAACGCGGCGCACCCGGCCAGCACAGCCGCCCCTGAGGAGACCGGAGCGAACCGGCCCTCCTCCAGTCGCAGGCCGGCGAGCAGCCCGACGGCAACCGAGCCGAGCAGGTAGCCGACCGGCGCGCCGAGGGTGATCGCGACCGCCGGCTCACCGGCGGCCAGCGTCCACCGGGTCCGCCGGGGCGTTCCGCGCAACGCGATCAGGCCCAGCTCGGTACGGCGGGCCACGGTGCCGGCGGCGACCGCGACGAAGACGACGAACAGGCAGAGGACCACCAGCGGGACGGCCGCGACCGGCACCACCTGCCGGGTCAACGCCTGTGCCGCCGAGATCCGCTCCAGCAGCGGGCCGACGTCGTCGGACAGGTTGACGTACCCGCCGCCGTCGGCGCGAACCTGCTCCTCGAGGCTGTCCAGCCGCTCACCGAGCGCCGTCAGCCGGTCCGGTCCCAACGCGGCGGACTCGGCCAGCGCGTCGACGCCCCGGTAGTCGCTACGCCGGTCGATGGCGTCGACGGCGTGCCGACCGGTGAAGACCGGTTCGCGGTAGGCGTCCGGCGCGCCGGGCACGAAGTACGGTGTCCGGCCCCAGTAGAGCGCATCCGGGTCCACCGGCTGGTAGACCCCGACGACGGTGATCCCGGCCGGTACCCCGCCCGGACGGTAGATGCGCTGCACCGGGTCGTAGTCGGCCCACGTGACGGTGACCGGTGTGCCGGGGGCCAGGTCGAGGCGTCGTGCCGTGTCCGCCCCGACCACGACCTCGTACGGCGACATCAGACACCGCCCGGCGACCATCCGCAGGTTGGCGCAGACGTCCTCGCGGAAGACCAGGTAGGAGATGTCGGTGCCGGCGGGTTCCAGCCCGAGCACCGGCATCTGCACTGTGTAGACGGTGCGGAAGCCGGGCAGGTCGAGCACGGCACCGGTGACGGCCCGGAAGCCGTCCTCCTCGCCGGGTGCCACGTCGGGGATGGACAGGGTGACCGTGCGGTCGGCGCGGTCGGCGGCGGCGATCTCCGCCGCTACGACGGCCCGGTCGGCGGCGGCCAGGTACGCCGGGCCGGTCACCGCGGCGGCGGTGGCGAACGCGCTCAACAGGAAGACGACCAGCGCCTGCCCGCGCCGGGCGGCGACCATGGACAGCAGCAGGGAGATCATCCGACGCCTCCGGGCCCGGCCGCCGGTGGGTTCGGCCCGGCCGGCGGGGCGACCCGGGAGTCGACGGCCCGGACCAGCCGGGCACCGGCGAACGCCGCGGCCGCGCCGAGCACCGCGGCCGCGACGAGCGTGCTCACCAGCAACGGGACAGCCTGTGGACCGATCCGCAGCGGCAGTACGGCCCAGTTGTCGACGAAGATCGGCATCGTCTGCCGGATCGGCAGCTGGGCGAGCACGGTGGCCATCAGGCCCACCACCACCGCGATTCCCACGGTGACGGCGTATCCGCCGTAGGCGATCCGGGTGACGGCGCGGGCCGGGAGCCCCTGGGCCCGCAGGGCGGCCATCTCGGCGGCCCGGTCGTCGCGTTCCACCGCCGCGACCACCGCCAGCGCCCCGGCGGCCAGCAGCAGCCCGATCAGTCCGGCGGCCAGCTGGAACCGCAGCGCCGACGGCGGACCCTGGCGGCCGAGCTGCTCGATCACCTCGGTCCGGGAACCGGTGTCGATGATGGTCAGCCCTTCGGCGGTGAGCCGGTCGGCCAGTTCCGCCGGCGCGTCGGGAGCGAGCCAGACCTGCGGCACGTCGCCGGTGCCGGCCCCGTCGGCCAACCGGTCGGCCCGCTCCAGGTCGACCAGGTAGCCGCGCAGCCGGGCCTGCGGCAGCGCGTCGGCCACCGTCACGTACCGCACCGGCAGATCCGCACCACCGAACACGGCGAGCCGTGGCTCGCCGGCAACGTCCGGGGCGAGCTCCGGTCCGGAGCGGACCACCGGCACCGGCACCGGCGCGTCGATCGGATGGATCCGGGTGGACCGCTGCCGGTCCGCCCGGCCGGGTGGCGGCGGGGTGGTGACGGTCGCGCCGTCCGGCCCGGTGGTCAGCCGGGGGCCGATGGCACCACCGGCGACCGCGCCACGCCAGTTCCCGATATCGCCGAGATACGCCGCGTCCAGCCGGGGTGTGGTGGCCCCGGCCAGATCGTGCAGGGTGATCGTGAGATCGGGCCCGGCCGGCACCGGTACGCCGTTCCGGGCTGGTTGGACTAGTTCGAGTGACGCCAGCCGGCAGCCGTCCGGGCCGCAGCCGGTCACCGTGGCGGGATGCTCGGCACGATCGGTGCCGAGCAGGTCGAACACCACCTGCACCGGGTCTCCAGCCGGGTCGACCAGGTGCGCCACGACGCTGACCGGCACCTCGTCCGGTCCGGTGGCGGTCAGAACCAGCGGACCGTCGCCGACCCGAACCTCGGTGGCCGGCGGGGTGAGCGCGGCGGCGACCTCGGCGGCGACCGGGCCGTAGCCGGGGTGCCAGGTGGCGACCTGGGCGAACCGGGAGGCGTCGACGGCGAGCACGTACTGGGCCGATCCGGGATTGTTGCCGACCACCGCCATCGCGTACCGGCCGGACGGGTCGGCGGCGCGGACCGCGGCCAGCAGGTGGGCCCGGCTGCGGGCCTGCACGGTGAGCACCTGGTCGGCGCCGGTGGCGTGGGTGGCGCGGACGGCCCGCGCGGAGACCGATTCGGTCCAGCTGCCGATCGCGGTGCCGAGCAACGCCACCCCGACGGTGAGCAGGGCGACCAACCGCGCGGTCCCCGGCCGGCGGGCCAGGTGCAGCGCGGCCAGCGCGGCGGGCAGCCGACCGGCGCGCAGCAGGACCGCGGCGGCCCGCCCGGCCACCGGGGTGGCCGCCCGGCCGGCGATCAGCGCGATCGCCAGGGCCAGCAACGCCGGAGCGAGCAGCACCAGAGCACCGGCCTCGTCCGGCTCGGCCCCGCCGACGGACGCCTGGTAGAGCCCGGCCCCGGCGACGGCCACCGCGATCAGGTCGACGACGTCGGCCCGCCAGCCGCGCTGCCGGGCCGGCACATGCCGGAGCAGGTCCACCACTCCGGCCCGGGCATTGCGCAGGTCGGCGGCGATCGCGGCGACCAGCGCACCGGCGACGGCGGTGCCGGTCGCGGCGAGGGCGAGCCGGGTGGCGGAGCCAACCTGCTCCGGGTCCGGGCCGGCACCGGCGAGCAGCCGTGCGACCACCAGGCCGGCGGCGGTACCGACCAGCGCGCCGACAATCATCGGCAGCCCGCTCTGGCCCACGGTGAGCAGCCACACCCGCCATCGGGCACCGCCGCGCAGTTTGACCAGTCCCAGGTCACGGCGGCGGTGTTCGGCGGTGTGCCGGACGGCGAAGAACAGGGCGAACCAGGACAGCAGCAGCAGTTGCCCGGCGGCGACGGCGACACCGAGCTCGACCAGTTGGCGGTGGCGGGCGATCTGGTCCACCAGGATCGCCGCGTCGGTGCGGACCTGCCAACGGCCGACGACGCCACCACCGTCGGAGCGGCGGACCTCGGTGGCCAGGTCGACTCCGGCGAGGTAGGCGGCGGCCGGCAGCACCAGGTGGTGGGCGGCGAACAGGTTGTCCACCGGTACGGCGGCCAGCGTGCCGGCGGTGGCGAAGACCGGGTCACCGCTGTCGGCGTCGGTACCGCCGCTGCCGAGGTCGTCGAACGCCCAGTACGGATCCCCGGGATCAGTCACCTGGTAGGTCCCGGTGACGGTGAGAACCACCGGCGCGCTGCGCGTCGCCTGATGGGTGACCTGGTCACCGGCCCCGACGCCGAGCCGTTCGGCGCTGCGGGCGCTGAGCAACGCCTCGCCGGGGCGCAGCGGGCAGGTGCCGGTGACGGTCAGGTGTTCGCAGACCTGCTCCCGGTGCGTCAGGTTGGCGGCCAGCTCGGCCTGGCCGCTGGCGACGGGCCCGGTGCTCCACACCGAACTGCTCGCCGTCGCACCCGGGTAGCCGATCATCTCGGCGCCGGCGTGCCGGGCCCGGTCGACCAGGTCGGCGCCGGTGGCGTCGAGCTCGGAGCGGTCCCCGGCGGCTGGGTCGACCTGCTGGTCGGCAGCGACTTCGGCGGCGGTGCTGGCGACCCGGCCGGTGGCGCGGGCGGCCAGCAGGTTGGGGCCGGCCGCGTCGACCGCGGCATCGGCGACGGTACGGGTGGTCGCCGCCGCGTACCAGGGGGCGGCAGTGGTGGCGGTGACCGCGAGTGCGGTGAGCACCAACAGGGCGACGGCCTGGCCGGCCCGGGCCCGGACCGCGCCAACGAGCAGGGCGAACATCA
Proteins encoded:
- a CDS encoding tetratricopeptide repeat protein, yielding MSDPRTTPSIFTRGAVDLSSLRSAAPAGGNRPDGTPTRAGGGPAAGAPAAAGAVIDVTEATFQTEVLERSMTTPVVIDFWAEWCEPCKQLSPLLERLAAEGGGAWTLAKIDVDSNQRLAQMFRVQSIPMVYAVVGGQPVDAFAGVVPEAQLRQWIGAVLKAGGVTVEEPENPLLNAADEALMMGDLDAAEQAYRKILNEAPADTAAEAGLAQVALARRVQGVQPAAALDAAASAPDDVPAQLLAADVEVLGGQAEQAYQRLIDLVRRSAGDDRETVRKHLVSLFTMAGPDDPAVTRARRALASALF
- a CDS encoding FtsX-like permease family protein; the encoded protein is MFALLVGAVRARAGQAVALLVLTALAVTATTAAPWYAAATTRTVADAAVDAAGPNLLAARATGRVASTAAEVAADQQVDPAAGDRSELDATGADLVDRARHAGAEMIGYPGATASSSVWSTGPVASGQAELAANLTHREQVCEHLTVTGTCPLRPGEALLSARSAERLGVGAGDQVTHQATRSAPVVLTVTGTYQVTDPGDPYWAFDDLGSGGTDADSGDPVFATAGTLAAVPVDNLFAAHHLVLPAAAYLAGVDLATEVRRSDGGGVVGRWQVRTDAAILVDQIARHRQLVELGVAVAAGQLLLLSWFALFFAVRHTAEHRRRDLGLVKLRGGARWRVWLLTVGQSGLPMIVGALVGTAAGLVVARLLAGAGPDPEQVGSATRLALAATGTAVAGALVAAIAADLRNARAGVVDLLRHVPARQRGWRADVVDLIAVAVAGAGLYQASVGGAEPDEAGALVLLAPALLALAIALIAGRAATPVAGRAAAVLLRAGRLPAALAALHLARRPGTARLVALLTVGVALLGTAIGSWTESVSARAVRATHATGADQVLTVQARSRAHLLAAVRAADPSGRYAMAVVGNNPGSAQYVLAVDASRFAQVATWHPGYGPVAAEVAAALTPPATEVRVGDGPLVLTATGPDEVPVSVVAHLVDPAGDPVQVVFDLLGTDRAEHPATVTGCGPDGCRLASLELVQPARNGVPVPAGPDLTITLHDLAGATTPRLDAAYLGDIGNWRGAVAGGAIGPRLTTGPDGATVTTPPPPGRADRQRSTRIHPIDAPVPVPVVRSGPELAPDVAGEPRLAVFGGADLPVRYVTVADALPQARLRGYLVDLERADRLADGAGTGDVPQVWLAPDAPAELADRLTAEGLTIIDTGSRTEVIEQLGRQGPPSALRFQLAAGLIGLLLAAGALAVVAAVERDDRAAEMAALRAQGLPARAVTRIAYGGYAVTVGIAVVVGLMATVLAQLPIRQTMPIFVDNWAVLPLRIGPQAVPLLVSTLVAAAVLGAAAAFAGARLVRAVDSRVAPPAGPNPPAAGPGGVG
- a CDS encoding FtsX-like permease family protein; the encoded protein is MISLLLSMVAARRGQALVVFLLSAFATAAAVTGPAYLAAADRAVVAAEIAAADRADRTVTLSIPDVAPGEEDGFRAVTGAVLDLPGFRTVYTVQMPVLGLEPAGTDISYLVFREDVCANLRMVAGRCLMSPYEVVVGADTARRLDLAPGTPVTVTWADYDPVQRIYRPGGVPAGITVVGVYQPVDPDALYWGRTPYFVPGAPDAYREPVFTGRHAVDAIDRRSDYRGVDALAESAALGPDRLTALGERLDSLEEQVRADGGGYVNLSDDVGPLLERISAAQALTRQVVPVAAVPLVVLCLFVVFVAVAAGTVARRTELGLIALRGTPRRTRWTLAAGEPAVAITLGAPVGYLLGSVAVGLLAGLRLEEGRFAPVSSGAAVLAGCAAFVGALLAVLAAQRRELASPVVDLLRRVPARSRRWASLLAETVMVALTVVAVVQLRLFDSELVGLSLLVPALIGVTVALLAARLVAPLTGRLGAVALRRGRLGPALGLLHLARQPASQRLFTLLTVTVVLTGYAASAFDVARQSRAALAEVQAGADRVLTLLPVDAGTLLTAVRTVDPSGEYAMAVGFASTDADVPVLLADTSALAATARWRPEFGPAGPADVAATLRRQAIEPIAVDGTMISVDLVVAVADLRQTGEPADPEQTGPPSDPQETGPADDVWFTVHLRAASGRAVAEATPARPGRHTYRIPVDCAAGCQLAGLSARVEPGIGRAADPDSAAGSQAREVTLTGLSVDGKRLLGPAELTDGRRWRDPSGDPAGAGSGGLRLLAGGAAPDPWALPADTPYPLPAVTALADDRPPGLNPTTALLPTGAQLTSEVDPVPALPALGDRGFLVDMEYAVRAVPEKTGLETAQVWLGPRAPADIAEQLDAAGLTVTGEFTPEQLRAGLDRQAPALAIWFHLLAAALAVILAGSGMVLLAMVERRRRAEDLTALRTQGLPSRSAAGSLRWSGLPAVLLATVTGLGGALLAWWLSGSYLPVTVEEAVPLAPVRWPWPVAVLLPVIGVMLLFGAVALALGRALRVRD